The proteins below are encoded in one region of Prevotella melaninogenica ATCC 25845:
- a CDS encoding 4Fe-4S dicluster domain-containing protein — translation MEDKKQSYFGEVGSALKTLATGMKVTMKEYFTPKSTEQYPENRKTTLHVAKRHRGRLVFKRDEEKNHKCTACTMCEKACPNGTIKILSEMVTNEETGKKKKQLVDYEYDLGDCMFCELCVNACNFDAIEFTNDFENAVFNRSKLILHLDKEVYEGGSLPGLIDGGADWKVGTFNTKKK, via the coding sequence ATGGAAGATAAAAAACAATCATATTTTGGTGAGGTCGGGAGCGCACTCAAGACACTTGCTACGGGTATGAAGGTGACCATGAAGGAATACTTCACACCAAAATCTACCGAGCAGTATCCTGAGAATCGCAAGACAACCCTTCACGTAGCCAAGCGTCACCGTGGCCGTTTGGTCTTCAAGCGTGACGAAGAAAAGAATCACAAGTGTACTGCTTGTACAATGTGTGAGAAGGCTTGTCCTAATGGTACTATCAAGATTCTTTCTGAGATGGTTACCAACGAAGAGACAGGTAAAAAGAAGAAGCAGCTCGTTGATTATGAGTATGACTTAGGTGATTGCATGTTTTGTGAGTTGTGTGTTAATGCCTGCAACTTCGATGCAATTGAGTTTACGAATGATTTCGAGAATGCTGTCTTCAACCGTTCTAAGTTAATCCTTCACCTTGATAAGGAGGTATATGAAGGAGGTTCACTACCAGGTCTTATCGACGGTGGTGCAGACTGGAAGGTAGGTACATTCAATACTAAAAAGAAATAA
- the nuoH gene encoding NADH-quinone oxidoreductase subunit NuoH, whose protein sequence is MFDFRIVTTWFDELLRVTCGLSNFWTVLIECVAVGLAILLAYALLAIVLIFMERKVCAYFQCRIGPVRVGWWGTLQVFADVLKMLIKEIFAVDKADKLLYYLAPFLVIIASVGTFSFLPWNKGAHILDFNVGIFLVTAISSIGVIGVFIAGWGSNNKYSVLSAMRGAVQMISYELSLGICLISAVILTGTMQISGIVEAQTGPLQWLIVQGHVPATLAFLVFCVAGNAEANRGPFDLAEAESELTAGYHTEYSGMGFGFYYLAEYLNLFVVAGIATTVFLGGWAPLNIGLDGFDAIMNYIPGLVWFLGKTFAVVFLLMWIKWTFPRLRIDQILKLEWKYLMPLSLVILVLMTVCVAFGWTIHY, encoded by the coding sequence ATGTTCGATTTTAGAATAGTAACAACATGGTTCGATGAATTGCTTCGCGTCACTTGTGGCTTGAGTAATTTCTGGACCGTTCTGATTGAGTGCGTTGCGGTGGGACTGGCAATACTTCTTGCTTATGCTTTGCTTGCAATTGTGCTTATCTTTATGGAGCGTAAGGTCTGCGCCTACTTCCAGTGCCGTATTGGTCCTGTCAGAGTAGGATGGTGGGGTACCTTACAGGTCTTTGCTGACGTATTGAAGATGTTGATTAAGGAAATCTTTGCTGTTGATAAGGCAGATAAACTGCTTTATTACTTGGCTCCATTCCTTGTAATTATTGCATCTGTCGGTACATTCTCTTTCCTTCCTTGGAATAAGGGAGCTCATATCCTTGATTTCAATGTCGGTATTTTCCTTGTAACAGCCATTAGCTCTATTGGTGTTATTGGTGTGTTTATCGCAGGATGGGGTAGTAACAACAAGTATTCTGTTCTTTCTGCTATGCGTGGTGCAGTACAGATGATTTCATACGAGTTGTCATTAGGTATCTGTTTGATTTCAGCAGTTATTCTGACTGGTACTATGCAGATCTCAGGTATTGTTGAAGCACAGACAGGTCCTTTGCAGTGGTTGATCGTACAGGGACATGTTCCTGCTACTTTGGCTTTCCTCGTATTCTGTGTAGCAGGTAATGCAGAGGCTAACCGTGGTCCATTTGACTTGGCAGAAGCTGAGAGTGAGTTGACTGCAGGTTACCATACAGAGTATAGTGGTATGGGATTTGGTTTTTATTACTTGGCAGAGTACCTTAATCTATTTGTTGTAGCAGGTATTGCAACTACTGTATTCTTAGGTGGTTGGGCTCCTTTGAACATTGGATTAGATGGCTTTGATGCTATTATGAATTATATTCCAGGCCTTGTTTGGTTCCTTGGTAAGACATTCGCAGTAGTATTCTTGCTGATGTGGATTAAGTGGACATTCCCACGTCTCCGTATCGATCAGATTCTGAAATTAGAGTGGAAGTATCTTATGCCACTATCATTGGTTATCCTTGTGTTGATGACGGTGTGTGTTGCATTCGGTTGGACTATTCACTATTAA
- the nuoK gene encoding NADH-quinone oxidoreductase subunit NuoK yields the protein MIPVGYFFVLSGLLFFIGVFGFVTRRNLVAMLISVELVLNSVDINFAAFNRLLFPDGYEGMFFTLFSIGVSAAESAVALAIIINVYRHFHSDQVNSIENMKL from the coding sequence ATGATACCAGTAGGATATTTCTTTGTCCTTAGTGGACTATTGTTCTTTATTGGAGTATTTGGTTTCGTAACCCGTCGCAACCTTGTTGCAATGCTTATCTCCGTAGAGTTAGTTCTCAATAGCGTTGATATCAACTTTGCTGCATTCAACCGTCTACTTTTCCCTGATGGATATGAGGGTATGTTCTTTACACTCTTCTCTATCGGTGTAAGTGCTGCTGAATCAGCTGTTGCACTCGCTATTATCATCAATGTTTACCGTCATTTCCACAGCGATCAGGTGAACAGTATTGAAAATATGAAATTATAA
- a CDS encoding NADH-quinone oxidoreductase subunit J — protein MARLIMFAVLAVIILASAVFCVSTKRIMRAVTALLFVLFGVAGLYFLLDYTFLGAAQISIYAGGITMMYIFAIQLVSKRTLQGLSERWLGKRTFLAAFIALVGFGTVILVLLKNEVLRHTVVNGDSLSNEVTMETIGRNLMTANKYGYVLPFEFISVFLLACIIGGLVILNNKKKEESK, from the coding sequence ATGGCAAGATTAATTATGTTTGCGGTTCTCGCCGTTATTATACTGGCTTCAGCCGTATTCTGCGTGTCGACGAAGCGTATCATGCGAGCTGTGACAGCATTGCTGTTTGTGCTCTTTGGCGTTGCAGGTCTCTATTTCCTGCTCGATTACACATTCCTTGGTGCTGCCCAAATCAGTATCTATGCTGGTGGTATCACAATGATGTACATTTTTGCTATTCAGTTAGTAAGTAAGCGTACATTGCAAGGTCTTTCTGAGCGTTGGTTAGGAAAGCGTACTTTCCTTGCAGCCTTCATTGCTTTAGTTGGTTTTGGTACAGTAATCCTTGTTCTGTTAAAGAATGAAGTTTTGCGTCACACTGTAGTGAACGGTGATTCTTTATCAAATGAGGTTACAATGGAAACCATCGGTCGTAATTTGATGACAGCCAATAAGTATGGTTATGTTCTCCCATTCGAGTTCATCTCTGTATTCCTCTTGGCTTGTATCATTGGTGGCTTGGTTATATTGAATAACAAAAAGAAGGAGGAAAGCAAATGA
- a CDS encoding NADH-quinone oxidoreductase subunit L yields the protein MFDYAFLILLLPFLSAVVLGLFGMKMPRKVAGIIGTCMLGTLFVLSLYTAYHYFFYTGEYTAMGETFNVTDGRLANGTYPTVTVFNITWLKFTELLTFNIGFRLSPISVMMLIVITTVSLMVHIYSFGYMAERDENYKFEEYEHGFQRFYAYLSLFTMSMLGLVVATNIFQMYLFWELVGVCSYLLIGFYYPKHTAVHASKKAFIVTRFADLFFLIGILFFSFYVGTFNYDLNVNPGLVETLNGLAKNPHLTWVLPTALFLMFIGGAGKSAMFPLHIWLPDAMEGPTPVSALIHAATMVVAGVFQVASLLPIYVQFGAQEQLHWIAWIAAFTAFYAAAVACAQRDIKRGLAFSTISQIAYMLVALGVCFYEKEHGSFYSAEYLHHGGLGYMAAMFHLFTHAMFKALLFLCSGAIIVIIGSNFKEYMGGLHKYMPITNICFLIGCLAIAGIPPFAGFFSKDEIISACNALPGVEGQALKWIMTLVAGMTAFYMFRLYYVIFWGESYYEQDPENRRRPQEVPFVMWGPLVFLAIISITAGWIPFGHFVSANGLSYDIHIDRSIATTSIIAALIGFALATWMYAGKKQPVADALQRTFPRLHKAALNRFYIDNAWQFFTHKIVFRCFSIPIAWFDRHVIDGTFNFMAWGTQEAGESIRSWQSGDVRQYAVWFITGTVALTLVLLCLI from the coding sequence ATGTTTGATTACGCATTTTTGATACTTCTTCTCCCGTTCCTAAGCGCTGTTGTGCTTGGCTTGTTCGGTATGAAGATGCCTCGCAAGGTCGCTGGTATTATCGGCACTTGTATGTTGGGAACATTATTTGTACTTAGCCTCTACACTGCTTACCATTATTTCTTTTATACTGGTGAGTATACAGCAATGGGCGAGACCTTCAATGTAACTGATGGTCGTTTGGCTAATGGTACATACCCAACTGTTACAGTCTTCAACATTACATGGTTGAAGTTTACTGAACTTTTGACTTTCAACATTGGTTTCCGTCTTTCTCCAATCAGTGTGATGATGTTAATCGTCATTACTACTGTCAGCTTGATGGTTCACATCTATTCATTCGGTTATATGGCTGAACGTGATGAGAATTATAAGTTTGAGGAGTATGAGCACGGCTTCCAGCGTTTCTATGCCTACCTATCACTCTTTACGATGTCAATGCTTGGTCTTGTAGTGGCAACTAATATTTTCCAGATGTATCTCTTCTGGGAGTTGGTAGGTGTATGTTCATATCTGTTGATTGGATTTTATTATCCAAAGCATACTGCAGTACATGCCAGCAAGAAGGCTTTTATTGTCACACGTTTTGCTGACTTGTTCTTCTTGATTGGTATCTTGTTCTTCAGTTTCTATGTTGGCACATTCAACTATGATCTTAATGTTAATCCAGGTCTTGTTGAGACACTGAATGGCTTGGCTAAGAACCCACATTTGACTTGGGTACTCCCAACAGCTCTCTTCTTGATGTTCATTGGTGGTGCTGGTAAGTCAGCAATGTTCCCATTGCATATCTGGTTGCCAGATGCTATGGAGGGTCCAACGCCTGTATCTGCTTTGATTCACGCAGCTACGATGGTTGTTGCTGGTGTTTTCCAAGTTGCATCATTGTTGCCTATCTATGTACAGTTCGGTGCACAGGAGCAACTCCATTGGATTGCTTGGATTGCAGCATTTACAGCCTTCTATGCAGCAGCAGTAGCTTGTGCTCAGCGTGATATTAAGCGTGGTTTGGCATTCTCTACTATCTCACAGATTGCTTACATGCTTGTTGCGCTTGGTGTTTGCTTCTATGAGAAGGAGCACGGTTCATTCTATAGTGCAGAATATCTCCACCATGGTGGTCTCGGCTATATGGCAGCAATGTTTCACCTCTTCACTCATGCAATGTTCAAGGCTCTGCTCTTCCTTTGCTCTGGTGCTATTATTGTTATCATTGGTAGCAACTTCAAGGAGTATATGGGTGGATTACACAAATACATGCCTATTACAAACATTTGTTTCTTGATTGGATGTTTAGCAATTGCAGGTATTCCTCCATTTGCAGGTTTCTTCTCAAAGGATGAGATTATCTCAGCATGTAATGCATTGCCGGGTGTAGAAGGACAGGCTTTGAAGTGGATTATGACACTCGTAGCTGGTATGACAGCATTCTATATGTTCCGTCTCTACTACGTAATCTTCTGGGGTGAGTCTTACTACGAGCAGGACCCAGAGAACCGTCGTCGTCCACAGGAAGTACCTTTCGTAATGTGGGGTCCATTGGTATTCCTCGCAATTATCTCTATCACTGCAGGTTGGATTCCATTTGGCCACTTTGTGAGTGCCAATGGTCTCAGCTATGATATCCATATTGACAGGAGTATCGCTACAACCAGTATCATTGCCGCACTTATCGGTTTCGCTCTTGCAACTTGGATGTATGCTGGTAAGAAGCAACCTGTTGCTGATGCTTTGCAGCGTACCTTTCCACGTTTGCACAAGGCTGCCCTCAACAGATTCTATATTGATAATGCATGGCAGTTCTTTACACACAAGATCGTATTCCGTTGCTTCTCTATTCCTATCGCATGGTTCGACCGCCACGTTATCGATGGTACGTTTAACTTCATGGCTTGGGGTACACAGGAGGCTGGTGAGTCTATCCGTTCATGGCAGAGTGGCGATGTTCGTCAGTATGCCGTATGGTTCATCACTGGTACTGTAGCATTAACATTAGTATTACTTTGCTTGATTTAA
- a CDS encoding NuoM family protein, with protein sequence MSWILTVFVIIPVLMLFALWVAKNDNQVRGVMVAGSTALLIGAIWLTVYFVQQRNAGNHDAMLLTNSVMWFKPLNIAFSVGVDGISVVMILLSAIIVFTGTFASWQLEPMKKEYFLWFVLLSSGVFGFFISTDMFTMFMFYEVALIPMYLLIGVWGTGPKEYSAMKLTLMLMGGSALLVLGILGIYYFSGATTMDVMELARMHAMPKNIQNIFFPLVFIGFGVLGALFPFHTWSPDGHASAPTAVSMLHAGVLMKLGGYGCLRIAMFLMPDALEMWAPVFLVLTTISVVYGALSACVQTDLKYINAYSSVSHCGMVLFALVMTTQTAITGAILQMLSHGLMTALFFACIGMIYHRAGTRDVRYLGGLMKVIPFLAVSYVVAGLANLGLPGFSGFVAEMTIFVGSFENAGTFHRVATIIACTAIVITAVYILRVVGKILFQKIPNKKFYELHDATWDERFAIGCLIFCVAGLGLCPLFFENMIMDAVHPIFDHIFTYIPNLGNL encoded by the coding sequence ATGAGTTGGATATTAACTGTATTTGTAATTATCCCCGTCCTGATGCTTTTCGCCCTTTGGGTAGCGAAGAATGATAATCAGGTACGCGGTGTGATGGTAGCCGGCTCTACGGCACTTTTGATAGGTGCAATCTGGCTGACTGTTTATTTCGTTCAGCAGCGCAACGCAGGTAATCATGATGCGATGCTGTTGACAAACTCCGTAATGTGGTTTAAGCCTCTAAATATTGCCTTCTCGGTAGGTGTAGATGGTATCTCTGTCGTAATGATTCTGCTTTCTGCAATCATTGTTTTCACAGGTACTTTTGCCAGCTGGCAGCTTGAACCAATGAAGAAAGAATACTTCCTTTGGTTTGTACTCTTGTCTTCAGGTGTATTTGGCTTCTTTATCTCTACGGATATGTTCACCATGTTCATGTTCTATGAGGTTGCGCTGATTCCAATGTACCTCCTCATCGGTGTATGGGGTACTGGTCCTAAGGAGTATTCAGCAATGAAGCTTACCTTGATGTTGATGGGTGGTTCTGCTCTCTTGGTACTCGGTATCCTTGGTATCTACTACTTTAGTGGTGCTACCACAATGGATGTAATGGAGTTAGCACGTATGCATGCTATGCCTAAGAACATTCAGAACATCTTCTTTCCATTGGTGTTTATTGGTTTTGGTGTACTTGGTGCATTGTTCCCATTCCACACATGGTCTCCTGACGGTCACGCTTCAGCGCCTACAGCTGTATCAATGCTCCACGCTGGTGTTTTGATGAAGCTCGGTGGCTACGGTTGTTTGCGTATTGCAATGTTCCTTATGCCTGATGCATTGGAGATGTGGGCACCAGTATTCCTTGTGTTGACAACAATCTCTGTAGTATATGGTGCACTTTCTGCTTGTGTACAGACCGACTTGAAGTATATCAATGCTTATTCATCAGTTTCACACTGTGGTATGGTACTCTTCGCTTTGGTTATGACCACGCAGACAGCTATCACTGGTGCTATTCTCCAGATGCTTTCACACGGTTTGATGACAGCCTTGTTCTTTGCATGTATCGGTATGATTTATCACCGTGCAGGAACACGTGATGTTCGTTACCTTGGTGGTCTTATGAAGGTTATCCCATTCTTGGCTGTATCTTATGTAGTAGCAGGTCTTGCTAACCTTGGTTTGCCAGGCTTCTCAGGCTTCGTTGCTGAGATGACAATCTTCGTAGGTTCATTTGAGAATGCAGGTACATTCCATCGTGTAGCAACAATCATTGCTTGTACAGCAATTGTAATTACAGCTGTCTACATCTTACGTGTGGTAGGAAAGATTCTCTTCCAGAAAATTCCAAATAAGAAGTTCTATGAGTTACATGATGCTACATGGGACGAGCGATTCGCTATCGGCTGTCTAATCTTCTGCGTTGCAGGTTTAGGTCTCTGCCCACTCTTCTTTGAGAATATGATTATGGACGCGGTTCATCCTATTTTTGATCACATCTTCACATATATACCAAATTTGGGTAATCTTTAA